Proteins from one Burkholderia oklahomensis C6786 genomic window:
- a CDS encoding ShlB/FhaC/HecB family hemolysin secretion/activation protein: protein MLLLALVAAAGAAHAQSRSGGNPLEALPQINTPQRPSVTVQVAPQEVQVQALLARHLTPTSFQVEGVKSIPFEEISQRFTPLVGKDITIGQLIEMANGVTKLYQERGYALSFAFIPAQTFEGGVVRVTVVEGYVANVKITGRPGAMEPKVRAIAAHIMDDRPLRRATFERYVNTFGLLPGVAVKANVPPPQNTDGATTLELNVDRKPFNVSAGLNTNNPGLQGLFTVTENGLTSLGEQMSISALFPKGPNNQTYVSFSGAVPIGSNGLVTRLDASHYRGNPSVDQTALPNVQRTVINDKLGLSASYPLMLSNQRSLLGTVSGYASHSEDRYQNQSTGALIGMRSQVRVLQMQLDYTRVQPKQVQKLSFNVAKAFDILGASKSGFTNIPGVTATNPASTTFVRTGATFVQTNEWPFKIGSTVQLTGQYSPDSLPTTEQISFGAQRFALGYQPGETSGDSGWGASLELNRAFAPGFTYLKNITPYVLYDMARVYLHSGTPVPRRLSSVGLGVRLTDSRFYNLDVSIAKPVGDSPIESASRSPRVNASFSYQLY from the coding sequence ATGCTGTTGCTCGCGCTCGTCGCGGCCGCCGGTGCCGCCCATGCGCAAAGCCGTTCGGGCGGCAACCCGCTCGAGGCGCTGCCGCAGATCAACACGCCGCAGCGGCCGAGCGTGACCGTGCAGGTCGCGCCGCAGGAAGTCCAGGTGCAGGCGCTGCTCGCCCGCCATCTGACGCCGACCTCGTTCCAGGTCGAAGGCGTCAAGTCGATTCCGTTCGAAGAGATCTCGCAGCGCTTCACGCCGCTCGTCGGCAAGGACATCACGATCGGCCAGTTGATCGAAATGGCGAACGGCGTGACGAAGCTGTATCAGGAGCGCGGCTACGCGTTGTCGTTCGCGTTCATCCCCGCGCAGACGTTCGAGGGCGGCGTCGTGCGCGTGACGGTCGTCGAGGGCTACGTCGCGAACGTGAAGATCACCGGCCGGCCCGGCGCGATGGAACCGAAGGTTCGCGCGATCGCCGCGCACATCATGGACGATCGGCCGCTGCGCCGCGCGACGTTCGAGCGCTACGTGAACACGTTCGGCCTGCTGCCCGGCGTGGCGGTGAAGGCGAACGTGCCGCCGCCGCAGAACACCGACGGCGCGACGACGCTCGAACTCAACGTCGACCGCAAGCCGTTCAACGTGAGCGCGGGGCTCAACACGAACAACCCGGGCTTGCAGGGGCTCTTCACGGTGACAGAGAACGGCCTCACGTCGCTCGGCGAGCAGATGAGCATCTCCGCCCTCTTCCCGAAAGGCCCGAACAACCAGACGTACGTGTCGTTCAGCGGCGCCGTGCCGATCGGCAGCAACGGCCTCGTCACGCGTCTCGACGCGAGCCATTATCGCGGCAATCCGTCCGTCGACCAGACCGCGCTGCCGAACGTCCAGCGCACCGTCATCAACGACAAGCTCGGCTTGTCCGCGTCCTATCCGCTGATGCTGAGCAACCAGCGCAGCCTGCTCGGCACGGTGTCGGGCTACGCGTCGCACAGCGAGGATCGCTATCAGAACCAGAGCACGGGCGCGCTGATCGGCATGCGCTCGCAGGTGCGCGTGCTGCAGATGCAGCTCGACTACACGCGCGTGCAGCCGAAACAGGTGCAGAAGCTGAGCTTCAACGTCGCAAAGGCGTTCGACATTCTCGGCGCATCGAAGTCGGGCTTCACGAACATTCCGGGCGTCACGGCGACGAATCCCGCATCGACGACGTTCGTGCGCACGGGCGCGACGTTCGTGCAGACGAACGAGTGGCCGTTCAAGATCGGCTCGACCGTGCAGCTCACCGGCCAGTACAGCCCCGATTCGCTGCCGACCACCGAGCAGATCTCGTTCGGCGCACAGCGCTTCGCGCTCGGCTATCAGCCGGGCGAGACGTCGGGTGATTCGGGCTGGGGCGCGTCGCTCGAGCTCAATCGCGCATTCGCGCCGGGCTTCACGTATCTGAAGAACATCACGCCGTACGTCCTGTACGACATGGCGCGCGTGTATCTGCATTCGGGCACGCCGGTGCCGCGCCGGCTGTCGTCGGTCGGGCTCGGCGTGCGGTTGACCGACAGCCGCTTCTACAACCTCGACGTGTCGATCGCGAAGCCCGTCGGCGACTCACCAATCGAGAGCGCGTCGCGCAGCCCGCGCGTGAATGCGTCGTTCTCCTATCAGCTCTACTGA
- a CDS encoding DUF2147 domain-containing protein → MFQMTRSLRSITVAGALLACAASAFAQADSPIGTWQTIDDHTGKPKALVQISADSSGELSGKVLKGLGENDTPDRRCTACTDERKDQLIKGMTIIKAMKKEGDGWDGGNILDPENGKVYKCKMKLEEGGQKLVVRGYIGVSLLGRSQTWMRAAQ, encoded by the coding sequence ATGTTTCAAATGACCCGTTCACTGCGCTCGATCACCGTTGCAGGCGCGCTCCTCGCATGCGCTGCGAGCGCATTCGCTCAAGCGGACAGCCCGATCGGCACGTGGCAGACGATCGACGACCACACGGGCAAGCCGAAGGCGCTCGTGCAAATCAGCGCAGACTCGAGCGGCGAACTGTCGGGCAAGGTCCTCAAGGGCCTCGGCGAGAACGACACGCCGGATCGCCGCTGCACCGCGTGCACCGACGAACGCAAGGATCAGCTGATCAAGGGCATGACGATCATCAAGGCGATGAAGAAGGAAGGCGACGGCTGGGACGGCGGCAACATCCTCGACCCGGAAAACGGCAAGGTCTACAAGTGCAAGATGAAGCTCGAGGAAGGCGGCCAGAAGCTCGTCGTGCGCGGCTACATCGGCGTGTCGCTGCTCGGTCGCTCGCAGACCTGGATGCGTGCCGCGCAATAA
- a CDS encoding transposase: MTPYRDINDEEWQRVAPLLPELRPRKELRGRPLADTRAVLNGVLWVIYSGANWSAMPRRFPAYQTCHRRFKAWHESGALKRVLVELFGAESDDLCELMAMRMRTHTRSKAAEARSGGASTTSTAPCHDHALEHVI, translated from the coding sequence ATGACGCCGTATCGCGATATTAATGACGAGGAGTGGCAGCGCGTCGCTCCGCTGCTGCCCGAGCTGCGTCCGCGCAAGGAATTGCGCGGCAGACCGCTCGCGGATACGCGCGCGGTGCTGAACGGCGTGCTGTGGGTGATCTACAGCGGTGCGAACTGGTCGGCGATGCCGCGCCGTTTTCCCGCGTATCAGACGTGTCACCGACGCTTCAAGGCGTGGCACGAGTCCGGCGCGTTGAAGCGCGTGCTGGTCGAGCTGTTCGGCGCGGAGAGCGACGATCTGTGCGAGCTGATGGCGATGCGCATGCGCACGCATACGCGCTCGAAAGCGGCGGAAGCGCGCAGCGGCGGAGCATCGACGACGTCGACCGCGCCTTGTCACGATCACGCGCTCGAGCACGTGATCTGA
- the zapE gene encoding cell division protein ZapE has translation MNVTEYYEHELKTRGYQSDAAQRAAVERLQRCYGEWAAYKARRSNAFKKLVIRPDLPRGVYMWGGVGRGKSFLMDSFYAVVPVQRKTRLHFHEFMREVHRELEELKGQADPLDELARRIAKRYRLICFDEFHVSDIADAMILYRLLDRLFSNGVQFVMTSNYDPDDLYPDGLHRDRMLPAIALLKDKLDVLNVDAGVDYRQRTLTQVRMYHTPLGAEADRALRHAFAQLAAVPDESPILHIEKREIKALRRADGVVWFDFATLCGGPRSQNDYLELASRFHAIVLSEVPQMSPRMASEARRFTWLIDVLYDHKVKLLMSAAVPAEDLYVEGPMANEFSRTVSRIVEMQSKEYLETPRRLIDTSLT, from the coding sequence ATGAACGTCACCGAATACTACGAGCACGAGCTGAAGACGCGCGGCTATCAGTCCGATGCCGCGCAGCGCGCCGCGGTCGAACGCCTGCAGCGCTGTTATGGCGAATGGGCTGCCTACAAGGCGCGTCGCTCGAATGCGTTCAAGAAACTCGTCATTCGCCCGGATCTGCCGCGCGGCGTCTATATGTGGGGCGGCGTCGGGCGCGGCAAGAGTTTCCTGATGGACAGCTTCTATGCGGTCGTGCCGGTGCAGCGCAAGACGCGGCTGCATTTCCACGAGTTCATGCGCGAAGTGCATCGCGAGCTCGAGGAGCTGAAAGGGCAGGCCGATCCGCTCGACGAACTCGCGCGCCGCATCGCGAAGCGCTATCGGCTCATCTGCTTCGACGAATTCCACGTGTCGGACATCGCCGACGCGATGATCCTGTATCGGCTGCTCGACCGGCTGTTCTCGAACGGCGTGCAGTTCGTGATGACGTCCAATTACGATCCGGACGATCTGTACCCCGACGGATTGCATCGCGACCGCATGCTGCCCGCGATCGCGCTCCTGAAGGACAAGCTCGACGTGCTGAACGTCGACGCAGGCGTCGACTACCGGCAGCGCACGCTCACGCAGGTGCGGATGTATCACACGCCGCTCGGCGCGGAAGCCGATCGCGCGCTGCGCCATGCGTTCGCGCAGCTCGCCGCGGTGCCCGACGAGAGCCCGATCCTGCACATCGAAAAGCGCGAGATCAAGGCGCTGCGCCGCGCGGACGGCGTCGTCTGGTTCGATTTCGCGACGCTCTGCGGCGGCCCGCGCTCGCAGAACGACTACCTCGAGCTCGCGAGCCGCTTCCATGCGATCGTGCTGTCGGAGGTGCCGCAGATGTCGCCGCGGATGGCGTCCGAGGCGCGCCGCTTCACGTGGCTCATCGACGTGCTGTACGACCACAAGGTGAAGCTGCTGATGTCGGCCGCGGTGCCCGCGGAAGATCTGTACGTCGAAGGGCCGATGGCGAACGAATTCAGCCGGACGGTCTCGCGCATCGTCGAGATGCAGTCGAAGGAGTATCTCGAGACGCCGCGGCGCCTGATCGACACGTCGCTGACCTGA
- the lpdA gene encoding dihydrolipoyl dehydrogenase, which produces MSKEFDVVVIGAGPGGYIAAIRAAQLGKTVACIEKWKNPAGALKLGGTCLNVGCIPSKALLASSEEFEKASHHLADHGISVGDVKMDVAKMIGRKDAIVEKMTGGIEFLFKKNKITWLKGHGKFTGKTDAGVQIEVSGEGETEVVTAKNVIIATGSKARHLPNVPVDNKIVADNEGALTFDTVPKKLAVIGAGVIGLELGSVWRRLGAEVTVLEALPAFLGAADEALAKEAAKLFKKQGLDINLGVKIAEVKTGANGVSIAYTDKDGNAKTLEADRLIVSIGRMPNTDNLGLEAIGLKANERGFIDVDDHCRTAVPNVYAIGDVVRGPMLAHKAEDEGVLVAEVIDGQKPHIDYNCIPWVIYTEPEIAWVGKTEQQLKAEGREIKSGKFPFSINGRALGMGRSDGFVKMIADAKTDELLGVHVISPNASDLIAEAVVAMEFKAASEDIARICHPHPSLSEVMREAALAVDKRSLNS; this is translated from the coding sequence ATGTCGAAGGAATTTGACGTCGTCGTGATCGGCGCCGGCCCTGGCGGCTACATCGCCGCGATCCGCGCCGCTCAGTTGGGCAAAACGGTTGCCTGTATCGAAAAATGGAAGAACCCGGCGGGCGCGCTGAAGTTGGGCGGCACGTGCCTGAACGTCGGCTGCATCCCGTCGAAGGCGCTCCTCGCCTCGTCGGAAGAGTTCGAGAAGGCGTCGCATCACCTCGCCGACCACGGCATCAGCGTCGGCGACGTGAAGATGGACGTCGCGAAGATGATCGGCCGCAAGGATGCGATCGTCGAGAAGATGACGGGCGGGATCGAATTCCTGTTCAAGAAGAACAAGATCACGTGGCTGAAGGGCCACGGCAAGTTCACCGGCAAGACCGACGCCGGCGTGCAGATCGAAGTGAGCGGCGAAGGCGAAACCGAAGTCGTCACCGCGAAGAACGTGATCATCGCGACGGGCTCGAAGGCGCGCCATCTGCCGAACGTGCCGGTCGACAACAAGATCGTCGCGGACAACGAAGGCGCGCTGACGTTCGACACGGTGCCGAAGAAGCTCGCCGTGATCGGCGCGGGCGTGATCGGCCTCGAGCTCGGCTCGGTGTGGCGCCGCCTCGGCGCCGAAGTGACGGTGCTCGAAGCGCTGCCGGCGTTCCTCGGCGCGGCCGACGAAGCGCTCGCGAAGGAAGCGGCGAAGCTGTTCAAGAAGCAAGGCCTCGACATCAACCTCGGTGTGAAGATCGCCGAAGTGAAGACGGGCGCGAACGGCGTGTCGATCGCATACACCGACAAGGACGGCAACGCGAAGACGCTCGAAGCGGATCGCCTGATCGTATCGATCGGCCGCATGCCGAACACCGACAATCTCGGCCTCGAGGCGATCGGCCTGAAGGCGAACGAGCGCGGCTTCATCGACGTCGACGACCACTGCCGCACCGCGGTGCCGAACGTCTACGCGATCGGCGACGTCGTGCGCGGCCCGATGCTCGCGCACAAGGCGGAAGACGAAGGCGTGCTCGTCGCGGAAGTGATCGACGGCCAGAAGCCGCACATCGACTACAACTGCATTCCGTGGGTGATCTACACCGAGCCGGAAATCGCGTGGGTCGGCAAGACCGAGCAGCAGCTGAAGGCGGAAGGCCGCGAGATCAAGTCGGGCAAGTTCCCGTTCTCGATCAACGGCCGCGCGCTCGGCATGGGCCGTTCGGACGGTTTCGTGAAGATGATCGCCGACGCGAAGACGGACGAGCTGCTCGGCGTGCACGTGATCTCGCCGAATGCGTCGGACCTGATCGCCGAAGCCGTGGTCGCGATGGAATTCAAGGCGGCGTCGGAAGACATCGCCCGAATCTGCCATCCGCATCCGTCGTTGTCCGAAGTGATGCGCGAAGCGGCGCTCGCCGTCGACAAGCGCTCGCTCAACAGCTAA
- the odhB gene encoding 2-oxoglutarate dehydrogenase complex dihydrolipoyllysine-residue succinyltransferase, protein MAIVEVKVPQLSESVSEATMLQWKKKPGEAVAQDEILIELETDKVVLEVPAPAAGVLAQVLQNDGDTVVADQLIATIDTEAKAGAAAAAAGAAEVQPAAAPAPAAQPAAAAASSAASASPAASKLMAEKGLAAGDVAGSGRDGRITKGDVLSAGGAPKAAPAAAPAKAAAKPALPEVKVPASATTWLNDRPEQRVPMSRLRARIAERLLESQQTNAILTTFNEVNMQPVMDLRAKYKDKFEKEHGVKLGFMSFFVKAAVHALKKFPLVNASIDGNDIVYHGYFDIGIAVGSPRGLVVPILRNADQLSLAEIEKKIAEFGQKAKDGKLSIDEMTGGTFSISNGGVFGSMLSTPIINPPQSAILGVHATKERPVVENGQIVIRPINYLALSYDHRIIDGREAVLSLVAMKDALEDPARLLLDL, encoded by the coding sequence ATGGCTATCGTAGAAGTCAAAGTCCCCCAGCTCTCCGAATCGGTTTCGGAAGCGACCATGCTGCAGTGGAAGAAGAAGCCCGGCGAAGCCGTCGCGCAAGACGAAATCCTGATCGAGCTCGAGACCGACAAGGTCGTCCTCGAAGTGCCGGCGCCCGCCGCGGGCGTGCTCGCGCAAGTGCTGCAGAACGACGGTGACACGGTCGTCGCCGACCAGCTGATCGCGACGATCGACACCGAAGCGAAGGCGGGCGCCGCCGCCGCCGCGGCAGGCGCCGCCGAAGTCCAGCCGGCCGCCGCGCCCGCGCCCGCCGCGCAACCCGCCGCTGCCGCTGCGTCGAGCGCGGCTTCCGCCTCGCCCGCCGCGTCGAAGCTGATGGCGGAGAAGGGTCTCGCCGCCGGCGACGTCGCCGGCTCGGGCCGCGACGGCCGCATCACGAAGGGCGACGTGCTGTCCGCGGGCGGCGCGCCGAAGGCCGCGCCGGCCGCCGCGCCGGCGAAGGCCGCCGCGAAGCCGGCGCTGCCGGAGGTTAAGGTGCCGGCGTCGGCGACGACGTGGCTCAACGACCGTCCGGAACAGCGCGTGCCGATGTCGCGTCTGCGTGCGCGCATCGCCGAGCGTCTGCTCGAGTCGCAGCAGACGAACGCGATCCTGACGACGTTCAACGAAGTGAACATGCAGCCCGTCATGGACCTGCGTGCGAAGTACAAGGACAAGTTCGAGAAGGAGCACGGCGTGAAGCTCGGCTTCATGTCGTTCTTCGTGAAGGCCGCGGTCCACGCGCTGAAGAAGTTCCCGCTCGTGAACGCGTCGATCGACGGCAACGACATCGTCTACCACGGCTACTTCGACATCGGCATCGCGGTCGGTTCGCCGCGCGGCCTCGTCGTGCCGATCCTGCGCAACGCGGATCAGCTGAGCCTCGCCGAGATCGAGAAGAAGATCGCCGAATTCGGCCAGAAGGCGAAGGACGGCAAGCTGTCGATCGACGAAATGACGGGCGGTACGTTCTCGATCTCGAACGGCGGCGTGTTCGGCTCGATGCTGTCGACCCCGATCATCAACCCGCCGCAGTCGGCCATCCTCGGCGTGCATGCGACGAAGGAGCGCCCGGTCGTCGAGAACGGCCAGATCGTGATCCGTCCGATCAACTATCTCGCGCTGTCGTACGACCACCGGATCATCGATGGCCGCGAAGCGGTGCTGTCGCTCGTCGCGATGAAGGACGCGCTCGAAGATCCGGCGCGCCTGCTGCTCGACCTGTAA
- a CDS encoding 2-oxoglutarate dehydrogenase E1 component, which yields MSDVMKQFQLNSYLFGGNASYVEELYEAYLDNPASVPENWREYFDALQNVPATDGSNASDVAHNPIVESFAQRAKANAFIPRESGSNLATARKQVHVQSLISAYRFLGSQWANLDPLKRRERPAIPELEPAFYDFSEADLDQTFSASNLYFGFEQASLRDIVKGLRDTYCGTIGAEFMYIGDPEQKRWWQDRLETIRATPNFSADKKKHILNRLTAAEGLERYLHTKYVGQKRFSLEGGESFIASMDEVVQHAGSKGVQEIVIGMAHRGRLNVLVNTLGKMPADLFAEFEGKHVDDLPAGDVKYHKGFSSDVSTEGGPVHLSLAFNPSHLEIVNPVVEGSAKARMDRRGDADGLQVLPVQIHGDAAFAGQGVVMETLNLAQTRGYGTHGTLHIVINNQIGFTTSDPRDSRSTLYCTDVVKMIEAPVLHVNGDDPEAVVLATQIAIDYRMQFHKDVVIDIVCFRKLGHNEQDTPAVTQPLMYKKIAQHPGTRALYAEKLVQQGVITAEEGDGFVKAYRKAMDDGHHTVDPVLSNYKSKYAVDWMPFLNRKWTDAADTAVPLAELKRLGERITTVPENFKVHPLVERVINDRRAMARGDQPLDWGMGEHLAFASLVASGYAVRLTGQDSGRGTFTHRHAVLHDQNRERWNDGTYVPLQNIAEGQAKFTVIDSVLSEEAVLGFEYGYSTAEPNTLVAWEAQFGDFVNGAQVVIDQFISSGEVKWGRVSGLTMLLPHGYEGQGPEHSSTRIERFLQLCADHNMQVVQPTTPAQIFHLLRRQMIRLFRKPLVVATPKSLLRHKEAVSDLSELAKGSFQPVLGEVDGGIDAKKVKRVLVCSGRVYYDLVAHRREAKANDVAIVRIEQLYPFAHKQFEAEMKKFENATEVVWVQDEPQNQGPWFYVEHHLKEGMKEGQKLAYSGRPASASPAVGYYAKHYEQQKALIEGAFGRLKSASIAK from the coding sequence ATGTCAGATGTAATGAAGCAGTTCCAGCTGAACTCGTATTTGTTCGGCGGCAACGCTTCGTATGTTGAAGAACTATACGAAGCCTATTTGGATAATCCGGCGTCGGTGCCGGAAAACTGGCGCGAATATTTCGACGCACTGCAGAACGTTCCCGCGACCGACGGTTCCAACGCGAGCGACGTGGCCCACAATCCGATCGTCGAGTCGTTCGCGCAGCGCGCGAAAGCCAACGCTTTCATCCCGCGCGAAAGCGGCAGCAACCTCGCTACCGCCCGCAAGCAAGTTCACGTTCAGTCGCTCATCAGCGCTTATCGCTTCCTCGGCTCGCAATGGGCCAATCTCGATCCCCTGAAGCGCCGCGAGCGTCCCGCGATTCCCGAGCTGGAACCCGCGTTCTACGATTTCTCCGAAGCCGACCTCGACCAGACGTTCAGCGCGAGCAACCTGTATTTCGGTTTCGAGCAGGCATCGCTGCGCGACATCGTCAAGGGTCTGCGCGACACGTATTGCGGCACGATCGGCGCCGAGTTCATGTACATCGGCGATCCGGAGCAGAAGCGCTGGTGGCAGGATCGTCTCGAGACGATCCGCGCGACGCCGAATTTCTCGGCCGACAAGAAGAAGCACATCCTGAACCGCCTGACGGCCGCCGAAGGCCTCGAGCGCTACCTGCACACGAAGTACGTCGGCCAGAAGCGCTTCTCGCTCGAAGGCGGCGAGAGCTTCATCGCGTCGATGGACGAAGTCGTCCAGCACGCGGGCTCGAAGGGCGTGCAGGAAATCGTCATCGGCATGGCGCACCGCGGCCGTCTGAACGTGCTCGTGAACACGCTCGGCAAGATGCCGGCCGATCTCTTCGCCGAATTCGAAGGCAAGCACGTCGACGACCTGCCGGCAGGCGACGTGAAGTATCACAAGGGCTTCTCGTCGGACGTCTCGACGGAAGGCGGCCCGGTCCACCTGTCGCTCGCGTTCAACCCGTCGCACCTCGAAATCGTCAACCCGGTGGTCGAGGGTTCCGCGAAGGCGCGGATGGACCGCCGCGGCGACGCAGACGGCCTGCAGGTGCTGCCCGTGCAGATCCACGGCGACGCGGCGTTCGCGGGCCAGGGCGTCGTGATGGAAACGCTGAACCTCGCGCAGACGCGCGGCTACGGCACGCACGGCACGCTGCACATCGTCATCAACAACCAGATCGGCTTCACGACGTCGGACCCGCGCGACTCGCGCTCGACGCTGTACTGTACCGACGTCGTCAAGATGATCGAGGCGCCGGTGCTGCACGTGAACGGCGACGATCCGGAAGCGGTCGTGCTCGCGACGCAGATCGCGATCGACTACCGGATGCAGTTCCACAAGGATGTCGTGATCGACATCGTCTGCTTCCGCAAGCTCGGCCACAACGAGCAGGACACGCCGGCCGTCACGCAGCCGCTGATGTACAAGAAGATCGCGCAGCACCCGGGCACCCGTGCGCTGTATGCGGAGAAGCTCGTCCAGCAGGGCGTGATCACGGCTGAAGAAGGCGACGGCTTCGTGAAGGCGTACCGCAAGGCGATGGACGACGGCCATCACACGGTCGATCCGGTGCTGTCGAACTACAAGAGCAAGTACGCGGTCGACTGGATGCCGTTCCTGAACCGCAAGTGGACCGACGCGGCCGACACCGCGGTGCCGCTCGCCGAGCTGAAGCGCCTCGGCGAGCGCATCACGACGGTGCCCGAGAACTTCAAGGTCCACCCGCTCGTCGAGCGCGTGATCAACGACCGTCGCGCGATGGCGCGCGGCGATCAGCCGCTCGACTGGGGCATGGGCGAGCACCTCGCGTTCGCATCGCTCGTCGCGTCGGGCTACGCCGTGCGACTGACCGGCCAGGACTCGGGCCGCGGCACGTTCACGCACCGTCACGCGGTGCTGCACGACCAGAACCGCGAGCGCTGGAACGACGGCACCTACGTGCCGCTGCAGAACATCGCCGAAGGCCAGGCGAAGTTCACGGTGATCGACTCGGTGCTGTCGGAAGAGGCGGTGCTGGGCTTCGAATACGGCTACTCGACCGCCGAGCCGAACACGCTCGTCGCGTGGGAAGCGCAGTTCGGCGACTTCGTCAACGGCGCGCAGGTCGTGATCGACCAGTTCATCTCGTCGGGCGAAGTGAAGTGGGGCCGCGTGTCGGGCCTGACGATGCTGCTGCCGCACGGCTACGAAGGCCAGGGTCCGGAGCACTCGTCGACTCGCATCGAGCGTTTCCTGCAGCTCTGCGCGGATCACAACATGCAAGTGGTGCAGCCGACGACGCCGGCACAGATTTTCCATCTGCTGCGCCGTCAGATGATCCGCCTGTTCCGCAAGCCGCTCGTCGTGGCGACGCCGAAGTCGCTGCTGCGCCACAAGGAGGCGGTGTCGGACCTGTCGGAGCTGGCGAAGGGTTCGTTCCAGCCGGTGCTGGGCGAAGTCGACGGCGGCATCGACGCGAAGAAGGTCAAGCGCGTGCTGGTCTGCTCGGGCCGCGTGTACTACGACCTCGTTGCGCATCGCCGCGAAGCGAAGGCGAACGATGTCGCGATCGTCCGGATCGAGCAGCTCTATCCGTTCGCGCACAAGCAGTTCGAAGCGGAGATGAAGAAGTTCGAGAACGCGACGGAAGTGGTCTGGGTGCAGGACGAGCCGCAAAATCAGGGGCCGTGGTTCTACGTCGAACACCACCTGAAGGAAGGCATGAAGGAAGGGCAGAAGCTCGCGTACAGCGGCCGCCCGGCTTCCGCCTCGCCGGCCGTCGGCTATTACGCGAAGCACTACGAGCAGCAGAAGGCCCTCATCGAAGGCGCATTCGGCCGCTTGAAGAGCGCATCGATCGCGAAATAA